A stretch of DNA from Desulfosarcina ovata subsp. ovata:
CGGAACGGCCGCCGCCGCCCTTTGCGCCAATACCGCCGTTTCGACGACAACCGAAGCGGCCCGGAAGCCGCTGGATCCCCGCGAGGTGCAAGAGGCGGCCGCCACGCGCCGCTCGCCCGATGCCCGAACCGTCCATTCGGTCTGCCTGGCATGCAATGCCCGCTGCGGTGTGCGTGGTGTGGTCCGGAAGGGCCGGTTGGTCAACATCTCGGGCAACCCCTACCACCCCTACAACATGCAGTTCGATCCGATCGCCTACGATACGCCGCTGGAGCAATCCCTTGCCGTGACCAGCCCGGTGTGCGGCAAGGCCCTGGACACCCCCCAGCACATCTACAGCCCTTACCGGCTGCGCGTCCCCCTGAAACGATCCGGTCCCCGGGGATCGGGACAATTCGAGCCCATCGCCTGGCCGGATCTGATCAGGGAAATCGCCGAGGGAGGTACCCTTTTCAGCCATCTCGGAGAAGATCGCCATGTGCCCGGAATCCGTGAACTGATCAGCGACGATCCCATCGACCCGCAGGATCCCGACCTCGGCCCCAAGCGCAACGGCCTGGTTTTTCTCACCGGCCGCCTGCAGAGCGGCCGCAAGGAGTTCATCGACCGCTTCGTCAAAAAAAGCGTGGGATCGAAAAACCGCATCGGCCACACGGACATCTGCGGTCTTGGTTTCCGCATGGGCAATTTCGCCCTGAGCGACGGCAAGGCAGTGGAGTTGAAGGCCGACCCGAAAAACGCCGATTACATCCTGGTGTTCGGCGCCAACATCTACGAGGCCCTGCAGCCCGGCATAAACACATACGGAGCCATGGTGGCCCGCCGCCGGGCCGACGGCGAACTGGCGTTTTCCATCGTCGACCCCCGGGCCACGCGCGCCTCGGTCCACGCCCGGGATTGGCTGGCGGTCAAGCCGGGCCAGGACGGGGCCCTGGCCATGGCGATGATCCGGCGGATGATCGAAACCGGCCGGATCAACCGGGACTATCTTGGTGCGCCCAATCCGATTGCCGTGAAAAAAAGAGGCTATGGTGCGCTGTGCAATGCCAGCCACTTGGTCATCTGCGACGGCAGGCATCCGGATGACGGTGCGTTCCTGCGCATGCACCACCTGAATCCGAATCTGGACGAAGCCGCGGGCAACGATCGGGTGATCTTTGCTCGCGACGGAAAGACACCGGTCGCCTCACTTTCCGCAGCGGAGGCGGCGCTGGACCGGGAAGCGGCCGTCAAGGACGTCGCCGGCAAGACCCTTCGCGTAAAGACCGCCTACCGGCTGCTCAAGGAGGCTGCCTTTGCCCACTCCCTGGCCGACTATGCCGCCATCTGCGGCGTCGACCGCTCCCTGATCGAACGGGTGGCCGATGAGTTCGCGTCCCACGGCACCCGTGCGGCCGTCACCCAGTACCATGGCGCCGGCAACTATGTGAACGGCACCTATGCCGCCTACGCCATTGCCGCGTTGAACGCCCTGGTGGGCAGCGTGAACATGAAAGGCGGTTACCTGACCGGCGGCGGCGGATGTGGCAAGCCGACCGGCGGCCTCTACGACCTGAAAAGTTTTCCCGGCGGCGTCAAGGCGCGCGGCGTGGCCATCTCCCGGGAGAAGGCGGTCTATGAGAAGTCGGCCGAGTACCGGCGCAAGCGGGCGCAGGGCGGATCGGGCTACCCGTCCCGGCGGCCCTGGTTCGCCTTTACCCGCGGCGGGCTGTGTGTGGAGGCCTTGAGCGGCATTGACGAGCAGTACCCCTATGCGGCCAAAGTACTCTTCACCTACCTTTTCAATCCGGTGTACTCCATCCCCGGCGGATACCGGTTCGCCTCGACCCTGGCCGATCCGGCCAAGGTCCCCCTGCACGTTTCCATCGACATCGCCGTGAACGAGTCCAATCTCTACGCCGATTATATCGTTCCCGATCTCAGCTTTGCCGAGGGCCATTACGGCTGGCTCACGCCCCATGCACCGGGCCTTTGCTTTACCGGCATCCGCAGTCCGATGGTCAAGCCGCTGACGGACGCCACGCCGGACGGTCGCCCCATCTGCACGGAGACCCTGCTGATCGACCTGGCCACCCGCCTCCAACTGCCGGGATTCGGCCACGCCGCCATCCCCGATGCCGGGGGCGGCCGGCACGATCTCAGCCGGGCTGAGGATTTCTACCTGCGGGCCTTTGCCAACATCGCCGACGGCGCAAAAATCACACCGGCAGGAGAAGGGGAGATCGCCACCGTGGAAGCGGAATACCCCATTTCCGCCCACAGGGGAATCCTGCCGGACGAACAGTGGCGGCGGGTCTGCCGCATGCTTGCCCGCGGCGGTGTGTTCAAGCCGTACGATGCGTTGTTCGAAGGCGATATTTTCATCAAGGGCCTGCCGGAAGTGCATCTTTACAACGAATCGCTGGCCCGGTCGCGCAACACCCTTACCGGCCGGCGCTTTTCGGGCACACCGGCCTATGTCGTCCCGGCCGATGCCGGCGGAAACGATTTCAGCGAGTTGGAAAATGTGTATCCGTTTACCGTGGTGACCTATAAAACCCGGCTGCACACCCAGTCGCGCTCACTGTGGTCGGTCCATGCCATGGAGATTCAGGATGAGAACCGGGTTGAGATGAACAGCGCCGACTGCCGGCAACTGGGGCTTGTCACCGGAGACCGGGTCCGGCTGGCATCGGTAAGCAACCCGGCGGGAATCACGGGCCGCGTGCAGGCCACCAAACTGGTCCGCCCGGGGTGTGTGGCGGTCTCTTTTCATTTTGGCCACAGCGGGTTTGGTGCCGGGCCGTTGACCGTGAAAAATGGCGCCGATGTGTTTCTGGGCGGTGCGGCGGTGATCGGAAAGGACGGCCGCCTGGTTGTCGAGCCCGGTTTTGCCAAGGGGCTGAACCCCAACGACGTCGCTCTTTTGGACGAGCGGTTGGGCCGGACGCCCATGGTGGATTTGGTGGGCGGCATCCCGGATTTCAGCAGCACGCGGGTACGCATCGAGAAGATGATCTCCAAAGTTGCATAAATCCGGATCTGCTCCCCTCCGAATTTTGTAGCAGTGGGGCGATCTGATCGCCCGCGGCCTTGGCTGCCGGCCGATGCACGGATGTACCGGCCGGCAGTCAAGGATCGGGAATTTTATTAATTAAACGCAATTGCTTGTTCTTGCGTCCGTCTTCCGCGTTGCATCAACGGCTACATACTCCCGGTATGCAACCCTTGATGCGCCTTGAAGACGAACACAAGCCCGGCGCAATTACGTTCAATTAATTTCATCCCCGATCCCAAGGGACTATTTCTCCTTCGAACTCAGCTCCGGGAACTCGTGGTAGAAGTACTCGAAGGCCTGAACGGGGTCGGCAGCCTTCTTTTTCGCCTCGCTCTGACGCAGTTCGATTCTTCGGATTTTGCCGCTGATGGTTTTGGGCAGTTCTTCGACGAACTCGATGATACGCGGGATCTTGAACTTGGCCAGGACATCGATGGTGTGTTTGAACAGTTCCAGGGCCAGCTCCCGGGAGGGCTGCCGGCCGGGCTTGAGGATCACGTACGCCTTGACCAGTTGGTGGCGCACCGGATCGGGTTTGCCCACCACGGCCGCCTCCACCACCGCCGGATGCTCCACCAATGCGCTCTCCACCTCGAAGGGCCCCACCCGGTAGTCGGAGGATTTGATCACGTCGTCCGAGCGGCCCACGAACCACCAGTAGCCGTCGGTATCAAAGGACGCCTTGTCGCCGGTGTAGTAGAGGTCGTTGCGGAACGCACTTTGGGTCAGCTCGGTGTCGTCGATGTACTCCTGGAAAAGCCCCAGGGCCCGCCAGTTGCTCAGCCGGACCACAATGTGTCCGGGTTCGTCGGGGACCGTGATCTCGTTGCCCTCATCGTCCACCAGGATCACGTCATACAGGTAGGCGGGGTAGCCAAAGGAGCCGAAACGCATGCGGCCTTCCATCCAGGGCGGATTGCCGATCATGGCGGTGGATTCGGTCTGACCATAGAAATCGCGGATTTCGGTACCGGTGGCCTTTTTCCACTGCTCGATCACTTCCGGATTGAGGGGCTCACCGGCACTCAAGGAGTACTTCATGGCCGAAAAGTCGTACATGTCCAGATCAAGGCCCACAAAGGCCCGCCAGGCCGTGGGCGGCGCACAGAAGGAAGTCACCTTGTATTTGGCCACGCTGGCGACATACTTTTCCACATTCAGGGCGCTGAAATTGAATCCGGTGGCGGTGGCGCCCAGGTTGAACGGGGTGAAAAAACTGCTCCAGGCCCACTTGGCCCATCCCGGTGCGCTCAGGTTGTGGTGCACGCCGCCGGGTTCCACCCCCTGGATCACGGCAGTGGAGAGGTGGCCGACCGGATAGGAGGTGGCGCTGTGCCCGACCCGCTTGGGAAGCCCGGTGGTGCCGGAGGTGAAAAAGCAGAAGAGCACATCGTCCCTGCCCACGGAAGCGGGGTCGGCCTCAGTGGATTCTGCGTCAATATCGCCGTAGGTGACCCAGCCCGCCTTCTGCCCCAGCACGATTTTGGCTTTGGGGGTGCAGGCGGCTTTCTGCAGGGCGTCGTCCACCAGGTCGGTGAGGCCTTCAACGGCCACGATCACATCGGGCGGATAGGCTTCGAAACGAAACCGGATTTCCCTTTCGGTCATGCTGGTGGCCGTGGGCACCGACACCAGTCCCCCCTTGATACCGGCGAACGAGGCAAACCAGGTTTCGGGCACGATGGGGGTCAGCATGTAAAGGTTTTCGCCTTTTTCGACGCCCTTTTTACGGACGTAGTTAAGGAATTTG
This window harbors:
- a CDS encoding molybdopterin dinucleotide binding domain-containing protein, whose product is MSQTHKGIFTLSRRRFFKAGGTAAAALCANTAVSTTTEAARKPLDPREVQEAAATRRSPDARTVHSVCLACNARCGVRGVVRKGRLVNISGNPYHPYNMQFDPIAYDTPLEQSLAVTSPVCGKALDTPQHIYSPYRLRVPLKRSGPRGSGQFEPIAWPDLIREIAEGGTLFSHLGEDRHVPGIRELISDDPIDPQDPDLGPKRNGLVFLTGRLQSGRKEFIDRFVKKSVGSKNRIGHTDICGLGFRMGNFALSDGKAVELKADPKNADYILVFGANIYEALQPGINTYGAMVARRRADGELAFSIVDPRATRASVHARDWLAVKPGQDGALAMAMIRRMIETGRINRDYLGAPNPIAVKKRGYGALCNASHLVICDGRHPDDGAFLRMHHLNPNLDEAAGNDRVIFARDGKTPVASLSAAEAALDREAAVKDVAGKTLRVKTAYRLLKEAAFAHSLADYAAICGVDRSLIERVADEFASHGTRAAVTQYHGAGNYVNGTYAAYAIAALNALVGSVNMKGGYLTGGGGCGKPTGGLYDLKSFPGGVKARGVAISREKAVYEKSAEYRRKRAQGGSGYPSRRPWFAFTRGGLCVEALSGIDEQYPYAAKVLFTYLFNPVYSIPGGYRFASTLADPAKVPLHVSIDIAVNESNLYADYIVPDLSFAEGHYGWLTPHAPGLCFTGIRSPMVKPLTDATPDGRPICTETLLIDLATRLQLPGFGHAAIPDAGGGRHDLSRAEDFYLRAFANIADGAKITPAGEGEIATVEAEYPISAHRGILPDEQWRRVCRMLARGGVFKPYDALFEGDIFIKGLPEVHLYNESLARSRNTLTGRRFSGTPAYVVPADAGGNDFSELENVYPFTVVTYKTRLHTQSRSLWSVHAMEIQDENRVEMNSADCRQLGLVTGDRVRLASVSNPAGITGRVQATKLVRPGCVAVSFHFGHSGFGAGPLTVKNGADVFLGGAAVIGKDGRLVVEPGFAKGLNPNDVALLDERLGRTPMVDLVGGIPDFSSTRVRIEKMISKVA
- a CDS encoding acyl-CoA synthetase; this encodes MSVVSYYREAMAINTISDMGKREAAAKAFFEKLNQTTLPEQFNWAAEIFEGLHVKERGDQLALIWTDLETDAEQQYTYRELAANGNKFLNYVRKKGVEKGENLYMLTPIVPETWFASFAGIKGGLVSVPTATSMTEREIRFRFEAYPPDVIVAVEGLTDLVDDALQKAACTPKAKIVLGQKAGWVTYGDIDAESTEADPASVGRDDVLFCFFTSGTTGLPKRVGHSATSYPVGHLSTAVIQGVEPGGVHHNLSAPGWAKWAWSSFFTPFNLGATATGFNFSALNVEKYVASVAKYKVTSFCAPPTAWRAFVGLDLDMYDFSAMKYSLSAGEPLNPEVIEQWKKATGTEIRDFYGQTESTAMIGNPPWMEGRMRFGSFGYPAYLYDVILVDDEGNEITVPDEPGHIVVRLSNWRALGLFQEYIDDTELTQSAFRNDLYYTGDKASFDTDGYWWFVGRSDDVIKSSDYRVGPFEVESALVEHPAVVEAAVVGKPDPVRHQLVKAYVILKPGRQPSRELALELFKHTIDVLAKFKIPRIIEFVEELPKTISGKIRRIELRQSEAKKKAADPVQAFEYFYHEFPELSSKEK